Within Populus trichocarpa isolate Nisqually-1 chromosome 6, P.trichocarpa_v4.1, whole genome shotgun sequence, the genomic segment AGAACCCTGTTTGAACATCAGCAACAGAGAGCTTCCCTCATGTTCTTTATCTATGGAACATACAGCCAATTCATGTTTTGTATCCTAAGAAACATAAACTACAGGAGGACATTCATGTTGATAAACAGGAGGCCAAAACACACCCCATTGCTACATGCAAGCATAGACTGGCAAGCTAATTTTAGGACACTTAGTCATCTCAGAGTAACATTCTAACTCTTGATGGAAAACTTTTGTAGGCAACAAACAGGCAAtgcaaaaggataaaaaatcaatggaaGACAAAAGGCTCTTAGCAATAAACATAATCAGTAGTGCTAAATTTGGAAAAGAGCGATTTGAATGCCACTGTATTCTTAAACTATTGCTACATAAAATATGCGATCAAACTCTTCCGTTCTCCATTCATCCTAAAACCGATGACAGTCTACAAACTTTACTAGGGCATGCTACTGGTAAGTAAAAACGAGAACTATAGCATATTAACATGTTATCAGCATTAATCAATAGAATGAAATCAAACCTTAGAGATGGTAAGAGCAGGACTCCATTGCTCTTTGAGAATATCAAGACAAATGCTTCCATTACTATTAATGTTGGGATGAAAGACCTTGGTCCTAAATGCAACCtgaagggggaaaaaaagaaacaaaattgccctccaaaaaacacacacaattaAACAAAGCAAAGCCTCTTTATGCAACCACATACAGACACGGCTCAAAATCGGAAATTGCACCATTGACTGCAAAACAAATTACCTTAGGGGGCTTGAAAGGATAATCAGGAGGAAAATGGATAGTAACTAGAAATACCCCTCCTGCATATGGACTATCAGCAGGTCCCATTATTGTTGCTTGCCAGTGAAACATATCTTCAGCTACAGGGCCTAtatcccagaaaaaaaaaattatcaacccCAAATTTGAGTCATTCCACATGAAACAGATCAttcaatacaaaataaaattgcaagCAAAGTGGGCTCCAAGCCATGACCAAGCACAGTAATGTTGACAGAAAGAAGTTGAAATCTAGCTTA encodes:
- the LOC7484638 gene encoding ubiquitin-conjugating enzyme E2 28, yielding MASKRILKELKDLQKDPPTSCSAGPVAEDMFHWQATIMGPADSPYAGGVFLVTIHFPPDYPFKPPKVAFRTKVFHPNINSNGSICLDILKEQWSPALTISKVLLSICSLLTDPNPDDPLVPEIAHMYKTDRSKYEATARSWTQKYAMG